In Leptolyngbya sp. CCY15150, a single window of DNA contains:
- a CDS encoding DUF2993 domain-containing protein, translating to MELITVLLTGFISVLSAGGVVIDQVTTTALEDQLHDAEQLDVRIDNTPSYQLVNGTLDRVRIAGRGLYPVEDVRIHLLDIETDPIHLNAPDLRRGTLTLEEPLRAALRLVITQDDLDRALTSPYVLDQLRSLTQSLSNDEAALEDFLNPQLQFIGNNRLRLDVVLQSDTDPVAIAAEFTLRLQSGSRLEVADLDLSIDDQPVPDTITNAVDQILEQQLDLSRLEDQGIIARYLQLDIQADQLSLVGFLMIEPAD from the coding sequence ATGGAACTGATCACCGTCCTGCTCACTGGCTTCATCAGCGTCCTCTCCGCTGGCGGGGTGGTGATCGACCAAGTCACCACCACCGCCCTTGAGGATCAGCTTCACGATGCCGAACAGCTTGACGTCCGCATCGACAACACCCCCAGCTACCAGTTGGTGAACGGCACCCTCGATCGCGTCCGCATCGCTGGCCGCGGCCTCTACCCCGTCGAAGACGTGCGCATCCACCTCCTCGACATCGAAACCGATCCCATCCACCTCAATGCCCCCGACCTGCGCCGTGGCACCCTCACCCTAGAGGAACCCCTACGCGCCGCCCTGCGTCTGGTGATCACACAGGATGACCTAGACCGGGCCCTCACCTCGCCCTACGTCCTAGACCAACTGCGATCGCTCACCCAGTCCCTCAGCAACGACGAAGCTGCCCTTGAGGATTTTCTCAATCCCCAACTCCAATTCATCGGCAATAACCGCCTGCGCCTCGACGTTGTGTTGCAAAGTGATACAGATCCAGTGGCGATCGCCGCCGAATTTACCCTGAGATTACAATCCGGATCTAGGCTAGAGGTAGCGGATCTGGATCTGAGCATCGACGATCAGCCCGTCCCGGACACCATCACCAACGCCGTTGACCAGATCCTAGAACAACAGCTCGACCTGAGCCGTCTAGAAGACCAGGGCATCATCGCCCGTTACCTTCAGCTCGACATCCAAGCAGACCAACTGAGCCTTGTTGGTTTCCTCATGATCGAGCCCGCCGACTAG
- a CDS encoding GerMN domain-containing protein — protein MTEDRHVSRSSITAIPRKLLIAILAGLLLVGGGTIWWRVATFQSAETTVQDPDPDTVTPDPAQEIETQAYLLTLDGDAILLSPSAITIPDGDPETVLTSTFEQLLSGNLNTDNVFTAIPDGTTLQSLSVEDDGVYLSLSPEFTQGGGSASMQGRLGQVIYTATSLDADAAVWISVDGEPLELLGGEGLIVDQPMTRTDFDQNFSL, from the coding sequence ATGACTGAAGATCGTCACGTTTCCCGTTCCTCCATCACCGCCATCCCCCGCAAACTTCTCATCGCTATCCTGGCCGGCCTACTCCTCGTCGGCGGTGGCACCATCTGGTGGCGCGTGGCCACATTCCAATCAGCCGAAACGACCGTCCAAGATCCTGACCCCGACACCGTTACCCCCGACCCCGCTCAGGAGATTGAAACCCAAGCCTACCTGCTCACCCTCGACGGCGACGCCATCCTGCTCAGCCCTAGCGCGATCACAATTCCAGATGGCGACCCCGAAACAGTTTTAACCAGCACCTTCGAGCAACTGTTATCCGGCAATCTCAACACCGATAACGTGTTCACCGCCATCCCCGACGGCACCACCCTCCAGTCACTTTCCGTTGAAGATGACGGCGTTTACCTCAGCCTCTCCCCCGAATTTACCCAAGGCGGCGGCAGCGCCTCCATGCAAGGTCGCCTCGGACAGGTGATCTACACCGCCACCAGCCTTGATGCCGATGCCGCTGTATGGATTTCCGTCGATGGCGAACCCCTAGAACTTCTCGGCGGCGAAGGACTGATCGTCGATCAACCCATGACCCGCACCGACTTTGATCAAAACTTCTCCTTGTAA